In Archangium violaceum, the following are encoded in one genomic region:
- a CDS encoding DUF1801 domain-containing protein — translation MAARKAMAKKTPRKKTPTKNPPARKSAARKTPAKTPAKGAAAKKTPDRQYLRREDLDAPADAFFAQQPPERREHLEALRALVKKAAPGARESMKWGMPYYQLKGGFCALYTSTTYAALSIMAPPEKLDDPEGKLEGTGKTMRHLKVRSAADLDEASILRWVKAAVAHHS, via the coding sequence ATGGCCGCACGCAAGGCGATGGCGAAGAAGACACCCAGGAAGAAGACACCCACGAAGAATCCCCCTGCGAGGAAGAGCGCCGCGAGGAAGACGCCCGCGAAGACCCCGGCGAAGGGCGCGGCCGCCAAGAAGACCCCTGACCGCCAATACCTGCGCCGCGAGGACCTCGACGCCCCGGCGGACGCCTTCTTCGCGCAGCAGCCCCCGGAGCGGCGCGAGCACCTCGAGGCCCTGCGTGCCCTGGTGAAGAAGGCCGCCCCCGGCGCCCGCGAGTCCATGAAGTGGGGCATGCCCTACTACCAGCTGAAGGGCGGGTTCTGTGCGCTCTACACCTCGACGACCTACGCCGCCCTCAGCATCATGGCGCCCCCGGAGAAGCTCGACGACCCGGAAGGAAAGCTCGAGGGCACCGGGAAGACCATGCGCCACCTCAAGGTGCGCAGCGCCGCGGACCTCGACGAGGCGAGCATCCTGCGCTGGGTGAAGGCCGCGGTGGCGCACCACTCCTGA
- a CDS encoding ATP-binding protein, whose amino-acid sequence MFLTDLVHPADREHTLETLRAVAADGRARRCIHRPATADGSPQWCRTSIRGIRDEAGQIQELTGVTQPMRGLLLSREALQQRESVLRRMLAQVPAFLYLTDRELRFIATAGSELAGPGPELEGRLLHEVLGAGEGSSLALSAHGRALQGEPARYDTLWFHRAIEVRVEPAFDEEGQCVGTIGLALDVTGQRQEEEALRTNAERLRTLLETTSDAIYLKDGEGRWLEANDAGLQLFRLPRSAYQGLTDLELSRLDDFYRDAFIACYRSDQRTWEAGGPTRQEEVIPQPGGGSRIMDVSKVPLYHPNGQRKGLVILGRDITRRRLAEQERDRLLHQEKEARAAAEEARRRSEFLSSASRMLADSLDYDATLTTVARLGLPFLGEWCAVDLMGEDSRAVRVAMAHADPLRESIAGRLAACVPDMEAPGGIAEVIRSRRPLVLTAPGGEQGVPPLCDHGGSHQDSLRELGLRSALCVPLVARGRTMGALTFASGEPRRYRDEDVMLAGDLAWRAALALDNARLYRESQEAILARDEFLSIASHELRTPITALRLGIQRLFRLARGGEEPSWKMVAASLAGVERQGRRLTLLIDSLLDVSRLRSHHIQLELEELDLSEVVRDVVAQLEGVLARTHTPLSLRADTPVVGRWDRFRLEQVVTNLLDNAIKYGAAAPIEVTVALEEGSAVLTLRDQGIGIAPERLPFIFGRFERAVSSRHYGGLGLGLYIVRQIVEMHGGSIQVESSPGRGSTFTVRLPHSSHSAGRADAAGHP is encoded by the coding sequence GTGTTCCTGACGGACCTCGTGCACCCCGCGGACCGGGAGCACACGTTGGAGACGCTGCGGGCCGTGGCGGCGGATGGGAGGGCTCGGCGATGCATCCACCGGCCCGCCACGGCGGACGGCAGCCCCCAGTGGTGCCGGACCTCGATCCGGGGGATTCGCGATGAGGCCGGGCAGATCCAGGAACTGACGGGAGTGACGCAGCCCATGAGGGGTCTCCTGTTGTCCAGGGAGGCGCTCCAGCAGCGGGAGTCGGTCCTACGGCGGATGCTCGCCCAGGTGCCCGCCTTCCTGTACCTCACCGACCGGGAGCTGCGTTTCATCGCCACCGCGGGCTCGGAGCTGGCCGGGCCGGGTCCGGAGCTGGAGGGGCGGCTGCTGCACGAGGTGCTCGGAGCGGGTGAGGGGTCCTCCCTGGCGCTCTCCGCCCACGGCCGTGCTCTCCAAGGCGAACCGGCGCGCTACGACACCCTGTGGTTCCACCGCGCCATCGAGGTGCGCGTCGAGCCAGCCTTCGACGAGGAGGGCCAGTGCGTGGGGACGATCGGTCTCGCGCTCGACGTGACCGGGCAGCGGCAGGAGGAGGAGGCGCTGCGGACGAACGCGGAACGCCTGCGCACGCTCCTGGAGACGACCTCGGATGCCATCTACCTGAAGGATGGCGAGGGCCGCTGGCTCGAGGCGAACGACGCGGGACTCCAGCTCTTCCGCCTGCCGCGCTCGGCATACCAGGGTCTGACGGACCTCGAGCTCTCCAGGCTCGACGACTTCTACCGGGATGCGTTCATCGCCTGCTACCGCAGCGATCAGCGGACGTGGGAGGCGGGAGGCCCCACGCGCCAGGAGGAGGTCATTCCCCAGCCGGGTGGAGGCTCCCGCATCATGGATGTCTCCAAGGTCCCCCTGTACCACCCCAATGGACAGCGCAAGGGGCTTGTCATCCTCGGACGCGACATCACCCGCCGCCGCCTGGCCGAGCAGGAGCGGGATCGGCTGCTGCACCAGGAGAAGGAGGCCCGCGCCGCCGCGGAGGAGGCGCGGCGTCGCTCCGAGTTCCTGTCGTCCGCGAGCCGCATGTTGGCCGACTCGCTGGATTACGATGCCACGCTGACGACGGTGGCCCGGCTGGGACTGCCCTTCCTGGGCGAGTGGTGCGCCGTGGACCTGATGGGGGAGGACTCGCGCGCCGTCCGGGTGGCCATGGCCCACGCCGATCCCTTGAGGGAGTCGATCGCCGGACGGCTGGCGGCATGTGTGCCGGACATGGAGGCGCCGGGGGGCATCGCGGAGGTCATCCGCTCCCGGCGTCCGCTCGTGCTCACCGCTCCGGGCGGAGAGCAGGGGGTGCCGCCCTTGTGTGACCATGGGGGGTCGCACCAGGATTCCCTGAGGGAGCTGGGGTTGCGCTCGGCGCTCTGCGTGCCCCTGGTGGCCCGGGGGCGGACCATGGGGGCGCTCACCTTCGCCTCGGGGGAGCCGCGGCGATACCGGGACGAGGACGTGATGCTGGCCGGGGATCTGGCCTGGCGCGCCGCGCTCGCGCTGGACAACGCCCGGCTCTACCGGGAATCCCAGGAGGCCATCCTGGCCCGCGACGAGTTCCTCTCCATCGCCTCGCACGAGCTGCGCACGCCCATCACCGCGCTGCGGTTGGGCATCCAGCGCCTGTTCCGGCTCGCCCGTGGTGGCGAGGAGCCCTCGTGGAAGATGGTGGCCGCCTCCCTGGCGGGGGTGGAGCGGCAGGGCAGGCGCCTGACCCTGCTCATCGACAGCCTCCTGGATGTCTCGCGGCTGCGGTCCCACCACATCCAGCTCGAGCTGGAGGAGTTGGATCTCTCGGAGGTGGTCCGCGACGTGGTGGCCCAGCTCGAGGGCGTGCTGGCGCGCACGCACACACCCCTCTCGCTGCGGGCCGACACACCCGTGGTGGGCCGGTGGGATCGCTTCCGGCTCGAGCAGGTGGTGACGAACCTTCTCGACAATGCCATCAAGTATGGCGCGGCGGCGCCCATCGAGGTGACGGTGGCCCTCGAGGAGGGCTCGGCCGTGCTCACGCTGAGGGATCAGGGCATCGGTATCGCCCCCGAGCGTCTGCCCTTCATCTTCGGAAGGTTCGAGCGGGCGGTGTCGTCACGGCACTACGGTGGGCTCGGACTGGGGCTCTACATCGTGCGGCAGATCGTCGAGATGCATGGCGGTAGCATCCAGGTGGAGAGCAGCCCCGGGAGGGGCTCGACCTTCACCGTGCGCCTGCCTCACTCCTCCCACTCTGCCGGACGCGCCGACGCGGCGGGACACCCGTGA
- a CDS encoding ankyrin repeat domain-containing protein, producing the protein MSGKKASKLNANLVAAVEDTDAKAVAKLLAAGADPNSRDSDDAPVLLLAASAEELELVELLLGAGAEVDAVDALGMSPLMYAVLSGNIEVAERLIASGADVNHSCDDDLGNTVLTLALDKNELPDEPSAAMVEKLLRAGANPNTPNAAGWPPLHRAASFPDLSLIELLLAAGADVKTPRSSGYHAIDTARAHGQHEVVKRLLAAGSPSLEETATARMTEVWTRIEAWYAKHCAPYAEASRKAQRAAPKQLAALERALGTGLPPDLRAFLLRFGGGGSHPPGDAGVFEYSGMSVDLILSEWKGLAKLRKQGVFEKATPHELPKSDQTLQWTWWHPGWVPFARDSGGNLYCVDLAPGPEGTRGQVFKWESHDGPLPPIRESLQEFFEWYLEQLEEGRFTFDGETLFRD; encoded by the coding sequence ATGTCAGGCAAGAAGGCATCGAAGCTGAACGCGAACCTGGTCGCGGCCGTCGAAGACACGGACGCCAAGGCGGTGGCGAAGCTGCTGGCCGCCGGCGCCGATCCCAACTCCCGCGACAGTGATGACGCGCCGGTGCTGCTGCTGGCGGCCTCCGCGGAGGAGCTCGAGCTCGTGGAGCTGCTGCTCGGCGCGGGCGCGGAGGTCGATGCGGTCGACGCGCTCGGGATGTCGCCTCTGATGTATGCCGTCCTGTCCGGGAACATCGAGGTAGCGGAGCGGCTGATTGCCAGCGGCGCCGACGTCAACCACTCATGCGACGACGACCTGGGCAACACCGTGCTGACGCTGGCGCTGGACAAGAACGAGCTCCCGGACGAGCCCTCCGCGGCCATGGTGGAGAAGCTCCTCCGCGCGGGGGCGAATCCGAACACCCCCAACGCGGCCGGCTGGCCTCCGCTCCACCGCGCGGCCAGCTTTCCGGACCTCTCCCTCATCGAGCTGCTGCTCGCGGCCGGAGCGGACGTCAAGACACCGAGGTCGAGCGGCTATCACGCCATCGACACCGCGCGGGCCCATGGCCAGCACGAGGTGGTGAAGCGCCTGCTCGCGGCCGGAAGTCCCTCGCTGGAGGAGACGGCGACCGCGCGGATGACGGAGGTCTGGACGCGCATCGAGGCGTGGTACGCGAAGCACTGCGCGCCGTACGCCGAGGCCTCGAGGAAGGCCCAGCGCGCGGCACCGAAGCAGCTCGCCGCCCTGGAGCGGGCCCTCGGAACCGGGCTGCCCCCGGACCTCCGTGCCTTCCTGCTGCGCTTCGGAGGTGGTGGATCACATCCGCCCGGGGACGCAGGCGTCTTCGAATACTCCGGCATGAGCGTGGACCTCATCCTGTCGGAGTGGAAGGGGCTGGCGAAACTCCGGAAGCAAGGCGTCTTCGAGAAGGCCACGCCTCACGAGCTGCCCAAGTCGGACCAGACCCTGCAGTGGACCTGGTGGCACCCCGGCTGGGTTCCCTTCGCCCGCGACAGCGGGGGCAACCTGTACTGTGTGGACCTGGCGCCCGGCCCCGAGGGGACCCGCGGGCAGGTGTTCAAGTGGGAGAGCCACGACGGGCCCCTCCCGCCCATCCGGGAATCGCTCCAGGAGTTCTTCGAGTGGTACCTGGAACAGCTCGAGGAGGGGAGGTTCACCTTCGACGGTGAAACCCTGTTCCGCGACTGA
- a CDS encoding pectin acetylesterase-family hydrolase, with translation MRKLLQILLLASVPLWFTACGDDTPPCDSATDPGCADAGVPPADGGTDAGTGDAGTGDTGPIIAAPEVWTWVDIAGTACGNGARTGIGINPTNASQDLYLYMQGGGACWNEQTCFIQPSASNLSTGYQAAQFQAESTRNASMFNRGKATNPFRSMSFVFVPYCTGDVHAGNAVQTYGSRQVHHKGAANVEAWLPRLAATFPNARRVFLAGSSAGAFGAQLNYERVVASFPKAEVHVLADSGQMVTPSGTLQSTWFTNWGVTVPAACTNCTTDFARFPAYLADTHPASRFGLLAWDRDAVLRTFFAYPADNYSALTLQLLSSSYDGRANTRYFLKRGTQHTFLGGLETFTSTTGVALNDWVIQWVAGDAAWNNVLEP, from the coding sequence ATGCGCAAGCTCCTTCAGATCCTGCTCCTCGCCTCGGTTCCGCTCTGGTTCACCGCGTGCGGTGATGACACGCCGCCCTGTGACTCCGCGACCGACCCCGGCTGCGCCGACGCGGGCGTGCCCCCAGCTGACGGCGGTACCGATGCGGGCACGGGCGACGCGGGCACGGGCGACACGGGCCCCATCATCGCGGCCCCGGAGGTCTGGACCTGGGTCGACATCGCCGGCACGGCGTGTGGCAACGGCGCGCGGACCGGGATTGGCATCAATCCCACCAACGCGAGCCAGGATCTCTACCTCTACATGCAGGGGGGTGGCGCCTGCTGGAATGAGCAGACGTGCTTCATCCAACCCAGCGCGAGCAACCTGAGCACGGGGTACCAGGCCGCCCAGTTCCAGGCCGAAAGCACCAGGAATGCCTCCATGTTCAACCGGGGCAAGGCGACGAACCCCTTCCGGAGCATGTCCTTCGTCTTCGTTCCGTATTGCACGGGCGACGTCCACGCGGGCAACGCCGTGCAGACCTACGGGTCGAGACAGGTTCACCACAAGGGCGCCGCCAACGTGGAAGCCTGGCTCCCGCGCCTGGCGGCGACCTTCCCGAACGCGCGGCGCGTATTCCTCGCGGGAAGCAGCGCGGGCGCGTTCGGCGCACAGCTCAATTACGAGCGCGTCGTGGCCAGCTTCCCCAAGGCCGAGGTCCACGTCCTCGCGGACTCGGGGCAGATGGTGACTCCCTCCGGGACGCTCCAGAGCACCTGGTTCACCAACTGGGGCGTGACGGTCCCGGCCGCCTGCACCAACTGCACGACGGACTTCGCGCGGTTCCCCGCGTACCTGGCGGACACGCATCCGGCCTCGCGGTTCGGGCTGCTCGCCTGGGACCGGGACGCCGTGCTCCGCACCTTCTTCGCGTATCCCGCCGATAACTACTCAGCGCTGACGCTCCAACTGCTCTCGTCGTCCTACGACGGGCGGGCCAACACGCGGTACTTCCTGAAGCGGGGGACGCAACACACCTTCCTGGGCGGACTCGAGACCTTCACCAGCACCACCGGTGTGGCGCTCAATGATTGGGTCATACAGTGGGTCGCGGGGGATGCGGCCTGGAACAACGTGCTGGAACCGTGA
- a CDS encoding PAS domain-containing protein: MNRETHRPTSPHASLADVLEARRDDIIHHWVERLSEELAPAPRPQGLLEDHIGGYLQELTTVLHQARREGAAAVPERSAEAREHGRQRLRIGFDLTVLVREYDVLHECILDSVEDTGTRVTLAEHRALTSFIIQGIAEAADEHTRAQRLNEARLQALLDHAPVSIYAKDIEGRYFISNRHQQEVLGLSREQILGKDTSELFPGQNVDALRAHDAQVLAGHTCIAEEVVNLSSGPRTYLSVKFPLPGDEGTPAAIGGISTDITERKEAEAARARLLRESEAQRERLGSLFQHSPAMTFVLQGPELVLTLANPLIVRRLRGRELVGKPLREAIPELVEQGYGELLDNVYRTGKPAMGNEAPVWVTPPEGGQPEEAFFNYVYTPTHGPDGQVDGVFVHVVEVTELVRERRKAEEALVLLDTLLNTAPVGLAFLDRDLRFVRVNQMTANVYGRPIEQMLGHDLDELAPSVSPRLTPIRRQVLETGQPVFGQEVTGPAPGTGGEVRHWLLNHSPVRNRAGEVILVATAALDITERKRAESATEERFRLLVEGVEDYAIFMLDPEGRVTSWNPGAERIKGWKAPEVLGHSISLFYLPGDVVAGVPEETLRLAATEGQYRAEVPLLRKDGSRFWADILLTALRDERGVPRGFAMITRDISPRRQAEEVLRATTQRLEAILETAVDGILTIDEWGRIQSINPATVRIFGHPPEQLLGRDIRHLVPEPFSSGSLQPGARKALDCGREVRGRREDGSHFPLELSVSETRLSQGRFFTCIVRDITARKRAEEAQALFVRVGTLLSQSLDVHTTLESLASLVVSHLADYCVLFLLGEDGQLRRLELAARDPEMQALIHRAQPVPTQVSSASPVARALEGGVPQALPKVTPEWMDAIASNAEHRALLEGLAPKSALMVPLVARGRKLGVIAFAWTQFRPTCATTDQEVALGVADRAAMALDNARLYQEAQEAIRVREDVVAIVSHDLRTPLNAISLSATSLLKRGNLEAHTAKATHRIRAAADRASRMIRDLLDFNQARMRGIPAHRGPLDFHEQVLRVVKEVRLAHPDRHIAFHSSGEGWGEWDGDRLAQVVTNLVGNALQHGPAGSPVRVSTRSEDSSVLLEVHNENVGRAIPPEVLAKLFEPYRRGPEAGAGQGSLGLGLFITRQIVLAHGGSIDVRSTPEEGTTFTVRLPRHSGRVSDTSYDTSYGSEE; this comes from the coding sequence GGGCACGCGCGTCACCCTGGCCGAGCACCGGGCGCTCACCTCCTTCATCATCCAAGGCATCGCCGAGGCGGCGGACGAGCACACCCGCGCGCAGCGGCTCAACGAGGCGCGGCTCCAGGCGCTGTTGGACCATGCCCCCGTCTCCATCTACGCCAAGGACATCGAGGGACGCTACTTCATCTCCAACCGGCACCAGCAGGAGGTGCTGGGGCTCTCGCGCGAGCAGATCCTCGGCAAGGACACCTCCGAGCTCTTCCCCGGGCAGAACGTCGACGCGCTCCGGGCCCATGACGCCCAGGTCCTGGCCGGCCACACCTGCATCGCCGAGGAAGTGGTGAATCTCTCCTCGGGGCCGCGCACGTACCTGTCCGTGAAGTTTCCCCTGCCGGGGGACGAGGGCACTCCCGCGGCCATCGGCGGCATCTCCACGGACATCACCGAGCGCAAGGAGGCCGAGGCCGCCCGGGCCCGGTTGCTGCGCGAGTCCGAAGCCCAACGCGAGCGCCTGGGCTCACTCTTCCAGCATTCCCCGGCCATGACCTTCGTGCTGCAGGGACCCGAGCTCGTCCTCACCCTGGCCAATCCCCTCATCGTCCGGCGCCTGCGCGGCCGGGAGCTGGTGGGCAAGCCCCTGCGCGAGGCCATTCCGGAGCTCGTGGAGCAGGGCTACGGCGAGCTGCTCGACAACGTCTACCGCACGGGCAAGCCGGCCATGGGCAACGAGGCCCCGGTGTGGGTGACCCCACCCGAGGGAGGGCAACCCGAGGAGGCCTTCTTCAACTACGTCTACACGCCGACCCATGGACCGGACGGCCAGGTGGACGGCGTCTTCGTGCACGTGGTGGAGGTGACGGAGTTGGTGCGCGAGCGCCGCAAGGCGGAAGAGGCGCTGGTGCTGCTGGACACCCTGCTCAACACCGCCCCGGTGGGGCTGGCCTTCCTCGACCGCGACCTGCGCTTCGTGCGCGTCAACCAGATGACGGCCAACGTCTACGGCCGTCCCATCGAGCAGATGCTGGGCCATGACCTGGACGAGCTCGCGCCCTCCGTGTCCCCCCGGCTCACGCCCATCCGCCGTCAGGTGCTGGAAACGGGGCAGCCGGTCTTCGGCCAGGAGGTGACGGGCCCCGCCCCCGGGACGGGCGGGGAGGTCCGCCACTGGCTCCTCAACCACTCCCCGGTGCGCAACCGGGCCGGCGAGGTCATCCTCGTGGCCACCGCGGCGCTGGACATCACGGAGCGCAAGCGCGCCGAGAGTGCGACCGAGGAGCGCTTCCGCCTGCTGGTGGAGGGCGTGGAGGACTACGCCATCTTCATGCTCGACCCCGAGGGCCGGGTGACGAGCTGGAATCCGGGAGCCGAGCGCATCAAGGGTTGGAAGGCGCCGGAGGTCCTCGGCCACTCCATCTCCCTCTTCTACCTCCCCGGGGACGTGGTGGCCGGGGTTCCCGAGGAGACCCTGCGGCTCGCCGCCACCGAGGGGCAGTACCGCGCGGAGGTGCCCCTCTTGCGCAAGGACGGCAGCCGGTTCTGGGCGGACATCCTGCTCACCGCCCTGCGCGACGAGCGGGGAGTCCCGCGAGGCTTCGCCATGATCACCCGCGACATCTCACCGCGGAGGCAGGCCGAGGAGGTGCTGCGCGCGACGACCCAGCGGCTGGAGGCCATCCTGGAGACGGCGGTGGATGGAATCCTCACCATCGACGAGTGGGGCCGCATCCAGAGCATCAACCCGGCCACCGTGCGTATCTTCGGCCATCCCCCCGAGCAACTGCTCGGCCGCGACATCCGCCACCTGGTGCCCGAGCCCTTCTCGAGCGGCAGTCTCCAACCGGGGGCGCGCAAGGCGCTGGACTGCGGGCGCGAGGTGCGGGGCCGGCGCGAGGATGGGAGCCACTTCCCCCTGGAGCTCTCCGTCAGCGAGACCCGCCTGTCACAGGGACGCTTCTTCACCTGCATCGTGCGCGACATCACCGCGCGCAAGCGCGCCGAGGAGGCGCAGGCCCTGTTCGTCCGGGTGGGCACGCTGCTGTCCCAGTCGCTCGACGTCCACACCACCCTCGAGAGTCTCGCCTCGCTCGTGGTGTCCCATCTGGCCGACTACTGCGTCCTGTTCCTGCTGGGGGAGGACGGGCAGCTGCGCCGGCTGGAGCTCGCGGCCCGGGACCCGGAGATGCAAGCGCTCATCCACCGCGCACAGCCAGTCCCAACCCAGGTCTCGAGTGCCAGCCCCGTGGCCCGGGCCCTGGAGGGCGGCGTGCCCCAGGCCCTGCCGAAGGTCACCCCCGAGTGGATGGATGCCATCGCCAGCAACGCGGAGCACCGGGCCCTCCTGGAGGGGCTTGCCCCGAAATCCGCGCTCATGGTGCCCCTGGTGGCCAGGGGGCGGAAGCTCGGCGTCATCGCCTTCGCCTGGACCCAGTTCCGCCCCACGTGCGCCACAACGGACCAGGAGGTGGCCCTGGGCGTGGCCGATCGCGCGGCCATGGCGCTCGACAACGCGCGGCTCTACCAGGAGGCCCAGGAGGCCATCCGGGTGCGCGAGGACGTGGTGGCCATCGTCAGCCACGACCTGCGCACTCCCCTCAACGCCATCAGCCTGTCGGCCACGAGCCTGCTCAAGCGCGGCAACCTGGAAGCGCACACCGCCAAGGCCACCCACCGGATCCGCGCGGCGGCGGATCGGGCCAGCCGGATGATTCGGGACCTGCTCGACTTCAACCAGGCACGCATGCGGGGCATCCCCGCCCACCGCGGGCCCCTGGACTTCCACGAGCAGGTCCTACGGGTGGTGAAGGAGGTGCGGCTCGCCCATCCAGACAGGCACATCGCGTTCCACTCCAGCGGAGAGGGCTGGGGCGAGTGGGATGGGGACCGGCTGGCCCAGGTGGTGACGAACCTCGTGGGCAATGCGCTCCAGCACGGCCCGGCGGGCTCGCCCGTGCGGGTATCCACCCGGAGCGAGGATTCGAGCGTCCTGCTCGAGGTGCACAACGAGAACGTGGGTCGCGCCATCCCACCGGAGGTGCTGGCGAAGCTCTTCGAGCCCTACCGGCGGGGGCCCGAGGCCGGGGCGGGACAGGGCAGCCTCGGCCTGGGGCTCTTCATCACCCGGCAGATCGTCCTCGCGCATGGCGGGAGCATCGACGTGCGCTCCACGCCCGAGGAGGGAACCACCTTCACCGTGCGCCTGCCGCGGCACTCGGGAAGGGTGTCAGACACTTCGTACGACACTTCGTACGGCTCGGAGGAATGA